AGCCTCAGTTCGCATGTTAGACTGCGATTGAACTGGATGAGAGCGCTAGGAAACGGCCGCACTCCGCCACGCGAAACGAAACGCACCTTTGCTGAAATTTGCCATGACGACCCATGACCAACGCCTGTTGCGCCTTGCCATTCACCTCGCCCAGGAAAATCTCACCACCGGCGTAGGCGGCCCTTTCGGGGCAGTCATTGCACGAGGCACGGACATCCTCGCCACGGCCAGCAATGAAGTCACCTCCACCAACGATCCCACGGCCCATGCCGAAGTGGTGGCCATCCGCCAAGCCTGCCTGTCCATCGGCCATTACTCGCTGGCCGGTTGCATCCTGTATGCCAGTTGTGAGCCCTGCCCCATGTGCCTAGCAGCCACCTATTGGGCACGTATCGATCGCCTCTATTACGCGGCCAGTCGGCACGATGCCGCCGAGGCGGGGTTCGACGATGAGTTCCTCTACCGCGAACTCGTGCTGCCTGTGAACGAACGCATCATCCCCACTCACCAACAGCTCGCCAGCGAGGGAGCCGCCATCTTCACCGCTTGGAGTGCGAAGACGGATAAGGTCATGTATTGAGCACAGCTCAAAACGAGCTGCATCACAGACCGCGCGCCCATCCAACAAAGGAGGATTTATTTGCTTTACCGAACCTGTGTAAGTCGAATGTCCCTGGCCAGCGCAGGGCTGAAACGACGCGCCACCGCATGGGGGGACAGACATCGCAGCATGACAAACCAGGACGTCTCTGCTACATGCCCGCTCATCCGGCTATGCTCACCTCCCTGCTCTTTATTCTTCTCGGCCTTGTCCTGTTGTATTTCGGCGGGGAGGGGCTGGTGCGGGGGAGTTCGTCTCTGGCTCTGCGATTGGGACTAACGCCGCTGGTGGTGGGGCTGACGGTGGTGGCCTTTGGCACGAGTGCGCCGGAGTTGGTGGTGAGCATCAAGGCAGCGCTGGATGGTCAGGGGGCCATTGCGATTGGCAACGTGCTAGGCTCAAACGCGCTCAATGTCGGCCTGATCCTAGGGCTGACGGCGCTGATCTGCCCCCTGGCAGTGCAGCTCCAGATCCTACGCATCGATGCCCCCATCATGGTCGCCGTCTCCTTGCTCGCAGGCTGGGTCCTGGCCGATTTGCAAGTGAGTCGTGAGGAGGGCGTCTGCCTTGTCCTGGGCCTGATCGGTTACGTGATCTTCACGGTGATATATGCCAAGCGGGTGCAAGAGCCGGTGGCCGTCGTGGTTGAGTATTCCGAAGCCTTACCTCCACCGAGGGGCAGTGTCTGGCGGGATGTGGTCTTCGTCCTGGGCGGCCTGGCCCTGCTGGTCGCGGGTTCGCGCTTCATGGTGGATGGCGCCGTCAGTTTGGCGCGCCTCTTTAACATTAGCGAGGCGGTGATCGGCTTGACCATCGTGGCCGCTGGCACCAGCATGCCGGAACTGGTGACCTGCGTGGTCGCTGCCCTGAAAAAGGAGCCGGACATCGCGCTGGGAAACATCATTGGGTCGAATATTTTCAATATTCTCGGCATCCTTGGTGGTGCTGCTTTGACCCGCCCCCTCCAGGGCGGGGGTATCCAGATGACCGATATTTATGTCACTGTCGCGTTTGCCATTATCCTCGTGCCAATCCTGCGCACCGGGACTAAGCTGATGCGCTGGGAGGGGGCACTGCTGCTGGCCGCCTACATGGGCTACATGGCGTGGCTGTGGCCCAAGCCGTGAAGCTCACTCCTACTCGACGTGACCGTTTCGACGAGGAGTTCCTGGACCGCGAACTCGTGCTGATGGTGCCTGAGCGCAGCCTTCGTTACCCAGCCGAGTCTGATCCTGAAAGGAGCCCAGGTCTTCTCCGACTGGGTCGCCGATGTGGATAAGGTGCCTTACTGAGCTTCCTTTGGCATTCTTGACGCGTAGAACTGCTGGAGACGAAGTTCAGCCTTGTCAGACGCGGTCGTTGGCTTTTGCATGGATAGGGCAAGCTTTCAGCGAGCGTGTCTCACTCAGAGCTTCGTGTCTTTTCGCAACCTATGTCTG
This DNA window, taken from Prosthecobacter debontii, encodes the following:
- a CDS encoding nucleoside deaminase; this encodes MTTHDQRLLRLAIHLAQENLTTGVGGPFGAVIARGTDILATASNEVTSTNDPTAHAEVVAIRQACLSIGHYSLAGCILYASCEPCPMCLAATYWARIDRLYYAASRHDAAEAGFDDEFLYRELVLPVNERIIPTHQQLASEGAAIFTAWSAKTDKVMY
- a CDS encoding calcium/sodium antiporter, with amino-acid sequence MPAHPAMLTSLLFILLGLVLLYFGGEGLVRGSSSLALRLGLTPLVVGLTVVAFGTSAPELVVSIKAALDGQGAIAIGNVLGSNALNVGLILGLTALICPLAVQLQILRIDAPIMVAVSLLAGWVLADLQVSREEGVCLVLGLIGYVIFTVIYAKRVQEPVAVVVEYSEALPPPRGSVWRDVVFVLGGLALLVAGSRFMVDGAVSLARLFNISEAVIGLTIVAAGTSMPELVTCVVAALKKEPDIALGNIIGSNIFNILGILGGAALTRPLQGGGIQMTDIYVTVAFAIILVPILRTGTKLMRWEGALLLAAYMGYMAWLWPKP